A genomic segment from Frateuria edaphi encodes:
- the sufT gene encoding putative Fe-S cluster assembly protein SufT, whose amino-acid sequence MSGFSLSSEPFTLERDCVAVMVPQGESVTLPAGQIGYITQALGGSFTVYVEGNLFRIAGHDADALGKEPPPPIELAADASDQDVEKLVWQQLRTVFDPEIPINVVELGLVYDVSIEAGDNATRKVYVKMTLTAPGCGMGDILVDDVRTKLELIPTVGEADVDLVFDPPWNHSMMSDAAKLETGML is encoded by the coding sequence ATGAGTGGTTTCAGTCTGAGCAGCGAACCCTTCACCCTGGAACGCGACTGCGTGGCCGTGATGGTCCCGCAGGGCGAGAGCGTGACGCTGCCGGCCGGCCAGATCGGTTACATCACCCAGGCCCTGGGCGGCAGCTTCACCGTGTACGTGGAAGGCAACCTGTTCCGCATCGCCGGCCACGACGCCGACGCGCTGGGCAAGGAGCCGCCGCCGCCGATCGAGCTGGCCGCCGATGCGAGCGACCAGGACGTGGAGAAGCTGGTCTGGCAGCAGCTGCGCACGGTGTTCGACCCGGAGATCCCGATCAACGTGGTGGAACTGGGGCTGGTCTATGACGTGTCGATCGAAGCGGGCGACAACGCCACGCGCAAGGTCTACGTAAAGATGACACTGACCGCGCCCGGTTGCGGCATGGGCGATATCTTGGTCGACGACGTGCGCACGAAACTGGAGCTGATCCCGACGGTCGGCGAGGCGGATGTCGACCTGGTGTTCGATCCGCCGTGGAATCATTCGATGATGTCCGATGCGGCCAAGCTTGAGACCGGCATGCTCTAG